The Sus scrofa isolate TJ Tabasco breed Duroc chromosome 6, Sscrofa11.1, whole genome shotgun sequence region CACGGCCAGCAGCTCCCGTGCCTGCTGGGGTGCCTGCAATCCAGTCCCTGGAATGCGGGGTCTGGGTCCTTGGGGGGCTAGCGGATGGCGAGAACAGCATACAcgctgggctctgctgggggcTCCCCagactgggagggagggggtgccgTTGTCCCCCGACTGAGGGTCCCGTGGCTCAGCTGGGCGTAGGTCACGTCCTGGGCATCTGCAGATGCAGCAGCCtgcagtgggggagagagagtcCAGCTGTACCTCTGGGGTGAGGGGCAGCATGGGGGCCCAGAGAGGCAGACACCCACCTGACCGTCCCCCTGCCTGTCATCTTCGGCTGGTCTGTCCAGCAGTGCCCCCgacggggagggaggagagggggccaCCCCCCGCCTCACTCTCGATCTGGAGTGGTTGACCTGGGCGTAGGTCTGCTCCTGGAGGGCTCCATGCTGCCCGTTCTGCTGGAGGGAGACGGTGAGACAGAAACAGCACCTCCCGGGTCCCGCTCCCCTCCTGCAGTCAGTGTTCCCCTCTGTGGTCCGCTGGGGGCCCTTTCCTGATGGAATCGCCAGGGCTCCCTCACACCTCGGGGCCTCTGGACGCTTTCCGCGGTCCTGATTCTGTCTCAGCACCTGTCCTTGCTCATGTGGCTCCAGCCACACCGCCCACCTTCCTGCCACAGCCCCTCTCGGCCTCAGCCAGGACCTTTGGACATGCGGCCCCCCGCCGGCACCCAGTCCCCTTCTCTTGCTTTATCTCCCTGCATCCGAGGACCCTGCCTGCCCCTCTGCATAGTGCCTCTCTCCCCGCTGCAGGGGAGCTCAGGCAGTGTGGACCGTGCtccctctgcagctgcagcacctaCAGGGTGCCGGGCGAGGTGCTCCCCTGGGCCCGTCTGTTGGGAGCAGGAAGGACGGGAGCCTGGGCACTTGCGGGCCATTCCCTTATCCACGCATCCTCCTGAGCCGCGGGGCTGCATCCAGCACCAGAGGgtcagacagaggaggaggagtcGGGAGAGGGGACCCCGAAGGTGGGGTCATGAGGAAACAGGAGGGGGAGCCACAGGGGGATGACCCAGGGGCCCAGAGGAGAGGCCAGTGTGGGTGCCggtggggctggggtgtgggcaCTGAGACGGCTGCCCTGGGTGAAGTTGGGCCACAAGAAGGTCTTTGGTGGCCTGGCCAGGAGCAGGGGTCTCACCAGATGGTCCAGCTCCGTCCCCTCCTCAGACTGTGTGTCCTTCAGGGCAGCATCTGCTGGGGCAGAACCGGGGAGACGGGGGCCTTGCTGGGCAGGACTCCCTGAGATCGCTCAGGGCTGGGCCCCCTGCACCCAGAAGGCAGGTGATGGGTGCTGCATCAGTCCTTGCCCCACCTTGGGCtcccgtcccccccccccgcagagctctccgcccccacccccagggccaccCTCCTCTTCTGCTCACAGAGGTTCTGGTCCTGGGTGTCGGCggctgggctggagctgggagGAGATGGGGGTGTTAGGGGCGGACGGGGCTGCGGgcagctgggagcctggggtcTTGGGGCAGGAGTCACCTGTTCTGCAGGCCTCTGTCCTCGGGCTCTGGGTCTGCAGCCCCTGCAGGAAGTTGGAGGTCAGCGTTGCCCTGGGCGGGGTCAGCGGGCACACCTCAGCCTGGGCCTGTTATGCCCCCTGCTCCACGGGGCTCCAGGGCAAGAAGGAAACCCTGACTCCTTCCCGCACGTGGGTGTCAGTGTTTCAGGACATGAGACCCGAGAAACCCCCTGCATGTCTGCCTGTGACCTGACGTTAAGAGTCTTCGTTCCAGATTTTCAGACCTGAGACTCTGGACCATCTCCTTCTAAGCTGACCTCACCCACCTCTTTGGTTCTCGTTGGCTGGTGCCCTCAACCCAGCGCCTCTGGGGGCCTGGGTCCCCCTGTTCCCTGCTCACCTGACTTCCTGCATCTGTCCTGACCCCGGTGTCGGTGTCGAtgtcggaggaggaggaggagcagcagcaggacGAAGGCCACCAAGACCCCGATCAGAAGGCTCAGGTACCATGGGAGGCCTGGGGCACCAGTGAGGTCATGAGCCATTTAATcgtgcacctactgtgtgccagactccTGCTGGGGTCTGTGCATTCACCTCCCCTACCCACtcgcccattttacagatggggaaactgaggcccagacggGGAAATCAGGGCCCTGTGCGACCCAGCCTGGACGACAGCCCTGGGACTGGCACCCAGGACTCTGGGCTCCCTGAGCTCTCCTCGTGCTGCCCCCCAGGCAGACACCCGCTTCCTGCTCGGGGTCTCCTCCTGTGCAGGGGGCCCTGTCCCAGGGTCTcatctggggctgagggtccttccTTGTCACCGTGCCCACCCCAGACCAGCAGGACTTGGCACAGGGTGGGGAGGACCTGGGATGGAgttttgtccccccccccaggAGCACCCCCCTGCAGGCTCTGGTGCCCTGGGAAGGTCTGGGCTGGGGGCTGTGTCCCCCCCAAGCTCCATGAAGTGGGTGTCACTGCTCCTCACCTGATGGCAGCCCTGTGATCCCGGGGCAGGGGACCAGGGAGCCCACCAGCCTTGGACCGGAGACTCTGAGGAGGGAGGCCCCTGGCTGGTTCGACAGCGGGAGCTGGGACTGCAGCCGGGAGTCTGAGCCCAGCCCGCGCACTTCCTCCGGGAGCTGAGCTCCCCGAGCTGAAGGGGAAGCGCCTGGAACCCTGGGCCCCtgtcctgcccccgccccctcccacccacaGTGTCACCATCAGGCCAAGAGGGGACAGGCCCCATCCAGTCCCTCCTGGGGGCCTCCCTGTGAGGCCTCCTGTTTTCGTGGGTCCCGGTAGAATCAGACCTGGAAGGACCCCCGAGCTCTGGGCCTCGACTCTCTCCATTGACATGTGGACAGGCAGAGGccctcggggggtgggggcatccaTGTCCGAGTGTCCAGAGGTGCCTGACTTGGGGGCacagccccgccctgccccccacGGACCCCCCTCCACAGACCCGCACTTACCCCTGCGGGGGCCTGAGTCCGTGGGGGGGAGGGGCTGATCCTGGGAGCCTCCTGGGGGTCAGGATGGGAGGTGAGGAGGCTGGTCCCAGCATCCCCCTCCCTGTGACCCCCTTCGCCCCCCCAAGAgcccctggagccctggggtCCCCCCAGTCTCTGCCCGACCCCACCCCCTGGATGACCAGCCTCTCCTTGAGCCTCTGAGCAGCATTAGCTCCTCCAAGACTCAAAACTGCCCTGGGTGGCCTGTGCTTCCCATGAGCAACTGGGCCCCGAGACTCCCTGTTGCTGAATTGGGGCctgggggtgagggctggggcTCCTAGGGGTCCTGGGAATGAGgccaggaaggggctgggggttggggatgcCCCTGGAGTCCCCACCTCACTAAACTCTCCCTGCACCTGCCCTGTGTCCTCCCCAAGACCCTCCCGGTGCCCGCCTGGCACCTTCCAGACCTAGGGGAGGGGGGtgagtgggggaggcagggcctcTGAGGGGCAGGTCCCTTCACGCCCACCCCAGCCAGGCGCTATCAGGGGACAGGGTCCTGGGCTGCCTGAGCTCACAACAAGGTCAGGGTCCCCTCACCTGAGACCACGAGCTCCAGGGGGTCACTGGGCTGTGACAGCAGGTAGGGGACCCCCATCCACAGACCCGCACTTACCCCTGCGGGGGCCTGAGTCCGTGGGGGGGAGGGGCTGATCCTGGGAGCCTCCTGGGGGTCAGGATGGGAGGTGAGAGGGCTGGTCCCAACATCTCCCTCCCCATGACCCCCATGACCCCCCCCTCAGAgcccctggagccctggggtCCCCCCACATCTCTGTCCGATCCCTCCCCCACTCTAGGACACAAGCTGCGCTGGGATTGGAGCAGGAGTTAGGTCAGCTAAGAGCTCGAGGGAcaggcctggggccaggggtgCACTCGCTGGACTGAGGCCCCCGTGACTCCCCAGCTTTGAGTTGGACCTGTGTGTGGGGATGGGGCCCCAGAGGATCCTGGGAAAGGGCTGTGGGTGGGCGAGGGGTTGCAGCTCCTTGGGGGCCCCCCATCTCCACTCACACTCCTCCCTGAATCTGCCCTGGGGCCGCCCCAtggccttctccctcctcccccgagGACCCTGGAGTCGAGacgagggaagggggcaggatcCCTCCATCCCCCTGGGGGGTGACCCTCCCTTGAGTCCACTTCACTGCACCCTAGAAAGGGGGTCCCCTAGAGCTGGCCATGGGGACACACAGAGGACAGGTCCCCTCACCTGAGACCACGAGCTCCAGGGGCTGACTGGGCTGTGACAGCAGGTAGGGGTCCCTGCTGAGTGAGCCGTAGCACCTGTAGGTGCCCCCATGGGCTGAGGTCACAGGACCCATGGAGAACTGGGCCTGGTTCTGCCCAGCTCGGGGCTGTGACCTAAGACGCAGCGGGGGGTGGGCCGCCCCCTCCTTGGACAGAAGGAAAGTGTCCATGGGAACCCATGACCGACACAGCAGGGTCACGTTCTGTCCTGCGGCCACTGAGGGGCCCGGTTGTTGTGAGAGGGAGGGTGTGGCAGGGAACCGTCctagagagagggaaggggtgagGGGCTGCCAGCCGCCCTGGTTCTGAACAGAGACTCGGCAGGGCATCTCCGAGGACCctcatctgtgtgtgtctgtgtttctctgAGCCTCTCCATCCCCCCGACCTCCAGTCTggctgtccctccctccctggggaccCCTCCCCCTGGTCCCAGCATCCCCCTGGGGCTCCCCCAGCAGGGCCTGTGCAGAGGTGGGTCCCCGCTGACCCGCTGGCTCCTCACCTGCCACCAGGATGTCCAGGGGGTCACTGGGGACCGACCACAGGGAGGAGAGGTTGTGTCCACCATAGCATCTGTACCGGCCCCCATGGAGGCCGCTCACCTGGCCCAGGCGGAAGTGGGCCTGAGagagcccagcctggggctgctgggcaAGGCACTGGAGGAGGTACTGTGCCCCCTCCTTGGCCAGAGCAAACCTGTCATAGCTGATGGCAGAGCGACACTGGAGGGTCAGGCTCTGTCCAGAGGCCACGACAGGGCCCTGCGGGGTCAGgagggagggcttcccagagcCCCCTGGGGAGAGAGAGCTCTGGGTTAGAGGCTGCTTCCCCCATGACCCCCTTGTCCCCCCTGGCCCCCAGGTCTCACTGTCTCTCACACTTTGGGTTCTGTCCAGGAGCCCCACCCCCTGAGCCTCCCCCTCACATGGGGCTCTGCTCTGACCAGGCCCCCAGGGACCTGCCTGGGGCCCCAAAGCCTCTGGGACCAGGCTGGGCCCCCCTCACCTGAGACCAGGAGCTCCAGGGGGTCACTGGGTTCTGACCACACCTGGGGTTTGTCTCTGAAATAGCCATAGCATCTGAATGTCCCCCTGTGGCTAGGGGTCACAGGGCCCACAGAAAACAGGGCCTGGGTCTGCCCATCGGGGTGTCTCTGTGTGTCCAGGGTCCAGGAGGACTTGTGTTCTCCTTCCT contains the following coding sequences:
- the LOC106508173 gene encoding leukocyte immunoglobulin-like receptor subfamily B member 3 isoform X3, with protein sequence MPCRVSVQNQGGWQPLTPSLSLGRFPATPSLSQQPGPSVAAGQNVTLLCRSWVPMDTFLLSKEGAAHPPLRLRSQPRAGQNQAQFSMGPVTSAHGGTYRCYGSLSRDPYLLSQPSQPLELVVSGGSQDQPLPPTDSGPRRGLPWYLSLLIGVLVAFVLLLLLLLLRHRHRHRGQDRCRKSGAADPEPEDRGLQNSSSPAADTQDQNLYAALKDTQSEEGTELDHLQNGQHGALQEQTYAQVNHSRSRVRRGVAPSPPSPSGALLDRPAEDDRQGDGQAAASADAQDVTYAQLSHGTLSRGTTAPPPSQSGEPPAEPSVYAVLAIR
- the LOC106508173 gene encoding leukocyte immunoglobulin-like receptor subfamily B member 3 isoform X1 — encoded protein: MPCRVSVQNQGGWQPLTPSLSLGRFPATPSLSQQPGPSVAAGQNVTLLCRSWVPMDTFLLSKEGAAHPPLRLRSQPRAGQNQAQFSMGPVTSAHGGTYRCYGSLSRDPYLLSQPSQPLELVVSGGSQDQPLPPTDSGPRRGLPWYLSLLIGVLVAFVLLLLLLLLRHRHRHRGQDRCRKSGAADPEPEDRGLQNSSSPAADTQDQNLYAALKDTQSEEGTELDHLPRGSGGCVDKGMARKCPGSRPSCSQQTGPGEHLARHPNGQHGALQEQTYAQVNHSRSRVRRGVAPSPPSPSGALLDRPAEDDRQGDGQAAASADAQDVTYAQLSHGTLSRGTTAPPPSQSGEPPAEPSVYAVLAIR
- the LOC100521696 gene encoding leukocyte immunoglobulin-like receptor subfamily A member 6, whose protein sequence is MTPMLPGLLYLGLNVGLGTQVQAGILPKPTLWAEPGPLVTWNSPVTIWCQGALWAQEFHLVKEGRQIPWYQLRPLEDRVTAKFSIQYMTQVYAGRYRCYYISPIGESQPSDALELVVTGDHSKPALSALPSPVVASGGNVTLQCGSWHRYDRFILTKEGEHKSSWTLDTQRHPDGQTQALFSVGPVTPSHRGTFRCYGYFRDKPQVWSEPSDPLELLVSGGSGKPSLLTPQGPVVASGQSLTLQCRSAISYDRFALAKEGAQYLLQCLAQQPQAGLSQAHFRLGQVSGLHGGRYRCYGGHNLSSLWSVPSDPLDILVAGEEPAGQRGPTSAQALLGEPQGDAGTRGRGPQGGRDSQTGGRGDGEAQRNTDTHR
- the LOC106508173 gene encoding leukocyte immunoglobulin-like receptor subfamily B member 3 isoform X4, which produces MPCRVSVQNQGGWQPLTPSLSLGRFPATPSLSQQPGPSVAAGQNVTLLCRSWVPMDTFLLSKEGAAHPPLRLRSQPRAGQNQAQFSMGPVTSAHGGTYRCYGSLSRDPYLLSQPSQPLELVVSGGSQDQPLPPTDSGPRRGLPWYLSLLIGVLVAFVLLLLLLLLRHRHRHRGQDRCRKSGAADPEPEDRGLQNSSSPAADTQDQNLYAALKDTQSEEGTELDHLNGQHGALQEQTYAQVNHSRSRVRRGVAPSPPSPSGALLDRPAEDDRQGDGQAAASADAQDVTYAQLSHGTLSRGTTAPPPSQSGEPPAEPSVYAVLAIR